One Halioglobus japonicus DNA segment encodes these proteins:
- a CDS encoding potassium channel family protein: MRRYRDELVLLAGLLTAFALTASISVLGRWSLWSSIVVLCLTTFYYSYTFFHSDNRGLKLFLFLVQAILVIFYFALIYRSFGIIDSATGQTISPEWLDAMYFSVVTWTTLGYGDFRPVHDAKIWVMAEALLGYVFMGIFVAKILYMLRGDEDTLAVEEA, translated from the coding sequence TTGAGGCGTTATCGCGATGAACTGGTCCTGTTGGCAGGGCTGCTGACGGCCTTTGCCCTGACCGCGAGTATTTCGGTGCTCGGCAGATGGTCGCTGTGGAGTTCGATCGTGGTGCTATGCCTCACCACTTTTTATTACAGCTACACCTTTTTTCACAGCGATAACCGTGGCCTGAAACTGTTCCTTTTTCTGGTCCAGGCGATCCTGGTCATCTTCTATTTCGCGTTGATCTACCGTTCCTTCGGGATTATCGACAGCGCTACCGGGCAGACCATTAGCCCCGAGTGGCTGGACGCCATGTATTTCAGTGTCGTCACCTGGACGACCCTGGGCTATGGGGATTTCCGGCCGGTCCACGATGCCAAGATCTGGGTCATGGCCGAAGCTCTGCTGGGCTATGTGTTCATGGGTATTTTCGTCGCTAAAATTCTCTATATGCTCCGTGGCGACGAAGACACATTGGCGGTTGAAGAAGCCTAG
- a CDS encoding LysR family transcriptional regulator, with protein MARKALLGNVTDNDLRLLRVFRAVVSCGGFAAAELELNINRSTISRHIKDLETRLGVTLCRRGRGGFSLTPEGEQVYASAQKIMIAMDEFQQDVKGLHQALTGHLSIAIFDKTASNPDCHIHRAFAAFDRRAPEVEPEICVEPINAIERGVMEGRYQLGIIPNHRPSSSLDYFKLFEEQMYLYCAREHPLFERAGRDLSAAEVRACRYVGIGYHSPNMEASRSIGLERHATAHDQEAVAHLVLSGRYIGYLPEHYADTFVAKGVMRPLLPDTFQYVCEFSAIVRRSPPPSQVVQALLDALVAAHREV; from the coding sequence ATGGCGCGAAAAGCACTACTGGGAAACGTCACCGATAACGACCTGCGCTTGTTACGTGTATTCAGGGCTGTGGTCAGCTGCGGCGGATTTGCTGCAGCCGAGCTGGAACTCAACATCAACCGCTCCACTATCTCCCGACACATCAAGGATCTGGAAACCCGCCTGGGGGTCACGCTGTGCCGACGCGGCCGTGGCGGATTTTCGCTGACGCCCGAGGGTGAGCAGGTGTATGCCAGCGCCCAGAAAATCATGATTGCGATGGATGAATTCCAGCAGGACGTCAAAGGCCTTCACCAGGCCCTGACGGGGCATCTATCTATCGCCATTTTCGATAAGACTGCGTCCAACCCCGACTGCCACATTCATCGCGCGTTCGCCGCATTCGACAGACGCGCCCCGGAGGTGGAGCCGGAAATCTGCGTTGAGCCCATTAATGCCATTGAACGCGGGGTCATGGAAGGGCGCTACCAACTCGGCATTATCCCCAACCATCGCCCCTCCTCCAGCCTGGATTACTTCAAGCTCTTTGAGGAACAAATGTATCTGTACTGCGCGCGTGAACACCCATTGTTCGAACGCGCCGGCCGCGATCTGTCCGCTGCCGAGGTACGCGCCTGCCGCTATGTGGGCATTGGCTACCATTCACCTAACATGGAGGCCAGCCGCAGTATCGGACTGGAGCGCCACGCCACCGCCCATGACCAGGAAGCGGTAGCGCACCTGGTGTTGTCAGGCCGCTACATTGGTTACTTACCTGAACATTATGCAGACACCTTTGTCGCCAAGGGTGTGATGCGTCCGCTGCTGCCAGACACGTTCCAGTACGTTTGTGAATTCAGTGCAATCGTGCGTCGCTCGCCACCACCGTCACAGGTCGTGCAGGCGCTGCTGGATGCACTGGTCGCGGCGCATCGCGAGGTGTAA
- a CDS encoding DsrE family protein has translation MTTIHTFTLFTLMVFGMHAVAGPEQFVAGDLIEGYGPIARVDAPRPPAGAAMKVMFNVTHGADEGQYNRSFDNGASYMNLQYWAGVPADKIHVASIVSGPAHRDILNDQGFGSTNPSAPLVKALLAKGAKFYLCGQSAAYRDVSADDGIKGVEIAMSGSTTATLLHQQGYALSPF, from the coding sequence GTGACGACGATACACACATTCACGCTGTTTACTCTGATGGTATTCGGAATGCATGCGGTCGCCGGCCCGGAACAGTTTGTCGCTGGCGACCTAATTGAAGGCTACGGTCCCATTGCCCGGGTAGACGCTCCCAGACCGCCTGCGGGCGCCGCTATGAAGGTGATGTTTAACGTGACCCACGGCGCGGACGAGGGTCAATATAATCGCAGCTTCGATAACGGAGCCAGCTATATGAATCTGCAGTACTGGGCCGGTGTGCCGGCAGACAAGATTCATGTCGCCTCTATTGTGTCAGGGCCGGCGCATCGCGATATTCTCAATGATCAGGGCTTCGGTAGTACCAACCCGAGCGCGCCGCTGGTGAAAGCACTGTTGGCGAAGGGCGCGAAGTTCTATTTATGCGGCCAGTCTGCCGCCTACCGCGATGTGTCAGCTGATGACGGTATTAAGGGGGTGGAGATAGCGATGTCAGGCAGCACCACCGCCACCTTGTTGCACCAGCAAGGGTATGCATTAAGCCCGTTTTAG
- a CDS encoding NADPH:quinone oxidoreductase family protein, producing MRAVICSEHGLPEKLNLEQDWQAPTPGEHEILVDVKAAGLNFPDVLMIQGKYQMQPDMPFIPGGECAGIVREVGDKVTRYQPGDKVIFAGGTGAFCEQAVAHELAAFPVPETLSFEQAAGVCITYFTSYYALKQRAELKPGETLLVLGAAGGVGSTAVELGKLMGAKVIAAASSEEKLELCKKLGADEVINYSEVDLKTAVKELTGGKGVDVIYDPVGGDYAEPAVRSMGWNGRYLVIGFASGPIPAIPLNLTLLKGCSLVGVFWGRFAGEEPAVQMQNVEELWKLFEEGKLNPVVTDCFPLEQYEDAFNCLIDRKARGKVILTT from the coding sequence TCTGCAGCGAACACGGTCTGCCTGAAAAATTAAACCTGGAACAGGATTGGCAGGCGCCAACACCCGGTGAGCACGAGATTCTGGTGGATGTGAAGGCCGCGGGCCTCAACTTCCCCGATGTACTGATGATCCAGGGCAAGTACCAGATGCAGCCCGATATGCCGTTTATTCCCGGCGGCGAGTGCGCGGGTATTGTGCGCGAAGTGGGCGACAAGGTGACCCGCTATCAGCCCGGTGACAAGGTCATCTTTGCGGGCGGCACTGGCGCGTTCTGTGAACAGGCTGTGGCGCATGAATTGGCTGCATTCCCCGTGCCGGAAACGCTCAGCTTTGAGCAGGCTGCCGGTGTCTGCATCACTTACTTCACGTCTTATTACGCGCTCAAGCAGCGCGCTGAGCTCAAGCCGGGTGAAACCCTGCTGGTGCTGGGCGCGGCTGGCGGCGTGGGTTCGACGGCGGTAGAGCTTGGCAAACTGATGGGCGCCAAGGTGATTGCGGCCGCCAGTTCCGAAGAAAAACTGGAGCTGTGCAAAAAACTGGGCGCCGACGAGGTGATCAACTACTCCGAGGTGGACCTGAAGACTGCGGTCAAGGAACTCACTGGTGGCAAGGGCGTGGATGTGATCTACGACCCGGTCGGCGGCGACTACGCCGAACCAGCTGTGCGCAGCATGGGCTGGAATGGCCGCTATCTGGTGATTGGCTTTGCCAGCGGCCCGATTCCTGCGATTCCCCTCAACCTCACACTGCTCAAGGGCTGCTCTCTGGTAGGGGTGTTCTGGGGCCGGTTTGCCGGTGAGGAACCCGCGGTGCAGATGCAGAATGTGGAAGAACTCTGGAAACTGTTTGAAGAAGGTAAGCTGAACCCGGTAGTCACCGATTGCTTCCCTCTAGAGCAGTATGAAGATGCCTTCAACTGTCTGATTGATCGCAAGGCCCGTGGTAAAGTTATTCTCACGACATAA
- a CDS encoding tetratricopeptide repeat protein gives MKLITRMLMPIGLGLLLGACASSDVSHQVSTSVAPYSDYALFTPVADIPDTTAIHTLDERQRTEFLSYFHDPQRADLSRHRRVADFITSFGEVFTFYDDTLTATNTFAQQRGNCLSLAILTTALAELVDVEVQFQQVESIPVYSLEGATALKQQHVRSFIYTPTTRANVGSLILRPAGVTIDYFPSGDEVFVGNISRNQYLAMFYRNLAAEALVEQENERSFALLQQSLLLAPEHPDGLNMMGVLHRRVGDSLRAEKIYLHAIAGNPDNVSLLKNYQLLLAAQARKQEAEQLGRQLLALEDPSPVNWLAAGNAAFDQGDYRQARALYKRASSLAPYMHDGYFGQARSSYMLGEIDQAERMLSRAREYATDDQRQRLYERKLSALTSH, from the coding sequence ATGAAGTTGATCACCCGCATGTTGATGCCAATCGGTCTGGGGCTGTTACTGGGCGCCTGTGCCTCTAGCGACGTATCGCACCAGGTATCTACCTCGGTGGCCCCCTATTCCGACTACGCCCTGTTCACCCCCGTGGCAGACATACCCGACACCACCGCCATCCATACCCTCGACGAAAGGCAGCGCACCGAATTCCTAAGCTATTTTCACGACCCGCAACGCGCTGACCTGTCGCGGCATCGCAGAGTTGCGGATTTCATTACCTCCTTTGGCGAAGTGTTTACCTTCTACGACGACACGCTGACCGCCACCAATACGTTCGCCCAACAGCGCGGTAATTGTTTGTCGCTGGCTATTCTCACTACCGCCCTGGCTGAACTGGTCGACGTTGAAGTACAGTTCCAGCAGGTTGAATCGATTCCGGTCTATAGCCTGGAAGGGGCCACCGCGCTCAAACAACAGCATGTCCGTAGTTTTATCTACACCCCCACCACCCGGGCAAACGTGGGGTCACTAATACTGCGCCCCGCCGGGGTCACCATTGATTATTTCCCGTCGGGCGACGAGGTCTTCGTGGGCAACATCAGCCGCAACCAGTATCTGGCAATGTTCTATAGGAATCTCGCGGCAGAGGCGCTGGTCGAGCAAGAGAATGAACGGAGCTTTGCCCTGCTGCAGCAATCGCTACTACTGGCACCGGAACATCCCGATGGTCTCAACATGATGGGCGTATTACATCGCCGGGTGGGTGACAGTTTGCGAGCCGAGAAAATCTACCTTCACGCCATTGCCGGCAACCCGGACAATGTCTCGCTACTGAAAAATTACCAGCTACTGCTGGCAGCCCAGGCCCGGAAACAGGAAGCCGAGCAGTTGGGGCGCCAATTACTGGCACTCGAGGATCCCAGCCCGGTGAACTGGCTGGCCGCTGGCAACGCTGCATTTGACCAGGGCGACTACCGCCAGGCCAGGGCCCTGTACAAGCGTGCCTCCAGTCTTGCCCCCTATATGCACGACGGCTACTTTGGTCAAGCGCGCTCCTCGTATATGCTGGGAGAGATTGACCAAGCAGAACGCATGCTCTCCAGGGCGCGCGAATACGCAACCGACGACCAGCGACAGCGCTTATACGAAAGAAAGCTGTCGGCGTTGACTTCACACTAG
- the yghU gene encoding glutathione-dependent disulfide-bond oxidoreductase, producing the protein MTEYVPPTVWTHDAESGGKFASINRPIAGATHDKELPVGEHPLQLYSLGTPNGQKVTVLLEELLEKGISEAEYDAWIVNILEGGQFSSGFVAANPNSKIPALVDRSGDTPVRVFESGAIMVYLAEKFGAFLPTDSAARAETMSWLMWQMGATPFLGGGFGHFYAYAPAKFEYPINRYTMEVKRQLDLLDRNLAEREFMIGNEYTLADMAILPWYGKLVTGELYSAQEFLQVESYTHVMRWANALEARPGVDRGMRVNVRWGDEARQVPERHSAADFK; encoded by the coding sequence ATGACCGAATACGTACCACCCACAGTATGGACGCACGACGCCGAGAGCGGCGGTAAGTTTGCCTCGATCAACCGCCCCATCGCCGGCGCCACCCACGACAAGGAACTGCCCGTGGGTGAACACCCTCTGCAGCTTTACTCGCTGGGCACACCCAATGGCCAGAAGGTCACCGTACTGCTGGAAGAATTGCTGGAGAAAGGCATTAGCGAAGCGGAATACGATGCCTGGATTGTGAATATTCTCGAGGGCGGCCAGTTTAGCTCAGGCTTTGTGGCGGCCAATCCCAATTCCAAAATTCCGGCACTGGTCGACCGCAGTGGCGACACTCCGGTGCGCGTATTCGAGTCAGGTGCCATCATGGTCTATCTGGCAGAAAAATTCGGCGCGTTTTTGCCGACCGACAGCGCGGCACGCGCCGAGACCATGTCCTGGCTGATGTGGCAAATGGGCGCCACCCCCTTCCTCGGCGGCGGCTTCGGCCACTTTTACGCCTACGCGCCGGCCAAATTCGAATATCCCATTAATCGCTACACCATGGAGGTCAAGCGCCAACTGGACTTGCTAGACCGCAATCTGGCCGAACGTGAATTCATGATTGGCAACGAATACACCCTGGCGGATATGGCGATCCTCCCCTGGTACGGCAAGCTGGTAACAGGCGAGCTATACAGCGCCCAGGAGTTTCTCCAGGTAGAGTCGTACACACATGTTATGCGCTGGGCGAACGCACTCGAAGCGCGCCCAGGTGTTGACCGCGGCATGCGCGTGAATGTGCGCTGGGGCGACGAAGCGCGCCAGGTTCCCGAGCGCCATAGCGCCGCTGACTTCAAGTAA
- a CDS encoding retropepsin-like aspartic protease family protein translates to MSQHPGIQEQKRMGAGMMILAWVVLLGLGVLFFGDVLEKQFNPNQRVDTRIGEGGAREVVLQRNRFGHYVTNGTINGQPVTFMLDTGATGVAIPEPVARRLGIPRGRPYRTQTANGMSTSYAARLDSVAVGDIELRGVQAGIATGLQMEEILLGMSFLKHIEFTQRGDTLILRH, encoded by the coding sequence GTGAGCCAACACCCTGGCATTCAAGAGCAAAAACGCATGGGCGCGGGCATGATGATCCTCGCCTGGGTGGTTTTGCTCGGCCTAGGGGTGTTGTTCTTCGGCGATGTACTTGAGAAGCAATTCAATCCCAATCAACGGGTGGACACCCGCATTGGCGAAGGCGGCGCGCGCGAGGTTGTTCTGCAACGCAATCGGTTCGGCCACTACGTCACCAATGGCACGATTAACGGCCAGCCGGTGACATTTATGCTCGATACGGGCGCTACCGGCGTAGCCATTCCCGAGCCAGTTGCCCGACGGCTGGGCATTCCCCGCGGACGTCCTTATCGCACGCAGACCGCTAACGGCATGTCCACCAGCTACGCCGCAAGACTGGACAGTGTGGCCGTGGGCGATATCGAATTGCGGGGCGTACAGGCGGGCATTGCCACCGGCCTACAAATGGAAGAAATCCTGTTGGGTATGTCTTTCCTGAAGCACATTGAGTTCACCCAGCGCGGCGACACGCTGATTCTGCGTCACTAA